Below is a genomic region from Dioscorea cayenensis subsp. rotundata cultivar TDr96_F1 unplaced genomic scaffold, TDr96_F1_v2_PseudoChromosome.rev07_lg8_w22 25.fasta BLBR01001566.1, whole genome shotgun sequence.
GAAGgatgataattaattactaaaaaaattcggaaaaatatagaaaattttaaattacactaaatttgaaaataaatggctgGCACTTAATCCGTTTTTATTTATCGAATCAAGTTGCCTACATATCCTCCTAGGtgtgagaggaatcaaagcccacgtagATCTTTTACATTGTATAACCGGTCAcccattattcaaagatattcctctttaactaatatattttttttataaattgatatgcATAATTTAAcaacaattttttgtaattttattttttattttataaattgaaacaaaataatctaatatatatgtgacaaataagagtacccctatttaagagaatttaaaaatGTGCATGTGTAGGGACTTAatgcttatgagccaaaagacgattaacaaaataaatattttaaaaaatatttatgaaaatttattatttgatactttgatattttacagattgatttatataatttttttaatttattatatggtctcttaattttttataaattaaatatatatgtaaaatattttgatccatatcctacatctatctatatataagttttgcCAATAAATGTTGAAAAcaaattgtagctcaagtggttgAGTTTTTGCAATTCAAACCCATGACCaacatggtaaaaaaaaaacaataacattaaaaaatccAACTTTAGTATTTGGAGTCCGGTTTGGAACCGGGTTTGAGCCGGCCTTGATAGACCCTCTAAGCTAAGGTGACCCAACCTTTGTAGATCGGCAAGCACCAGCGGTTGTTTCAGGCTCACCAAAACAAAGACGAGTGTGGAACAAGCAAAAAGTGGAAGACCAGATGAAAGAGAATTGGAACTTGAGCTCTTTTCTGTCCGTCTTCACGGCTTGGTGGATGAAAGACTTTGAAAATGCATGCTACTGCCTCTGTAAGTAGAGGCATAAAGAAGGGCAAAAAACCCTTCCTAATTGCGACTCCCACCCTTCCTAATTGCGACTTCGAGTTGGGCACCCATTGTCTTACCACTTTCACTAAATCAAAATGGATGGCTATGTTCTCACTATACCTGAAACTGACATTCGACTTGAAAGAGACCCTCAATCAAGCTGAAAGCGAGCATTTCTCGATTTGGTCAACTCCCCTTCCTTCCGAACGAGAAAAGAAGGGCTTTTCACTCCCGCTTTTGTCTTCTGCGAGGGAATCCGAGCGATCCACGCCTAAAAAGCATTATAATAAAGACTCACCGATATCGGAGGAGAAAAGGCGGATCCATCGTCTTGCTCGAGGGAAGTGATTTCTCCGTCCCACCCTAAGTAGTTGCGTTTTCCCTCCTTGTTGAGTTGAGCCTGTCTGGCGTAGGACCATTGAAATGGAAAGACCTCGGATGATAAGATGGTGACTTTCGAAATCGACCCTGGTCCAATCATGGTATTCTCCGAAAATCTGATTTACAACCAGTTGAGAGTCTCCGAAAAGAGGTTGTCGTGGATTCCCATATGAATCACCAATTAATTCTAGGCCACGGGTTTTAACCCGGCGggtcaacccgccgggtcacgggTTGGAAAGCCCTCAGCTCGAATCGCCCGTCTACGATGGGCCAGTTATGGCTCAATGAACCGGCCCTGCGGGTCGATGACCCGGCGGACAGGTTctgggccgggccgggttgccAGACGCCCATGCCCACCTCTACTCGCATCTACAGCCCACCTTAAAATTAGAATCCGACCGGGTCGGATCTATTCATACCCACAGATCCGTTAACCCAAAAACTTCTACCTATAAAAGCGTCAACTCCCTTGCCCTCCAAGACAAACAAGAACCGGATTGAGAGATCAATCAAAGCAAGATCAAACGCTAGGGTTTAGAGCCGCAGGTCCGCCATGCCGAAGAATAAGGGCAAGGGAGGCAAGAACCGCAAGCGTGGAAAGAACGAGGCCGACGATGAGAAGCGCGAGCTTGTCTTCAAGGAGGACGGTCAGGAGTACGCCCAGGTCCTCCGCATGCTCGGCAACGGGCGCTGCGAAGCCATGTGCATCGATGGCACCAAGAGACTCTGCCACATCCGGGGTAAGATGCACAAGAAGGTATGGATCGCCGCCGGGGACATAGTCCTCGTCGGCCTTCGTGATTACCAGGACGATAAAGCCGATGTCATCCTCAAATACATGCCGGACGAGGCCAGGCTTCTGAAGGCCTATGGCGAGCTTCCGGAGAACACCAGGCTCAACGAGGGTATTGCTGGAGGTCTTGATGAGGAGGATGATGGCCAGGGTGATGATTACATCGAGTTTGAGGATGAGGACATCGACAAGATCTAGAAAGCTCTCGGCTTTGGTATCTTTTATTATCTTAATTTCCTCCTGTTCTTGTTTTACAAGGTCATAATCTGAATTACCAGTATATGTGATGTGTTCTTATCCTGAGTTTGGTTGGATCCCTATTTACTATGTTGTTGCTGATGTTCTTGTCACAGTGGAACAATTTGTGTTTTATATGCATACGATATTCTATTTATGTTTCTTCTTTGTGGTTGCGTGTTTTGTCTGCTTGTGCAATTCCTTTGAATGACGAACTATTGgaatttgattatttggtttGTGTGCTTGATGAcacttgtgattttttttaaatgaattgatTGAGATGATGGGTTTCATGGGACTTGCTATAATTTGTTGAAAGGTTGACATAGTTGTGTTTTTCCTGCAGCATAAACTGTGAACTTTGTTGGATTTAATCAGATGTGTTTGTGATAACTCAAGGATGAGTGGTTTGCCCATTGTTCTCTGTAAGATTTATAGTTTTGTGTTATTGAAGGATTTTTATGGTCATATGTTGATTCATGTTATTCTTTGGGGTATATAATTTGAAAGATCAAAATCTGTGTTTGAGAATCGTGGATTTGAGGGGTAGAAGACTAAAAGGCTTCACCTTTGAACGGGGATGGGAGTAAAGTGCCAATTTTCCTTTGTGGAGATGGTGAAGATCAAAATATCATTTGTCATGTGTTTGATCCATAGTCAAtgcgtttttttttttggttatcatTGTTGTCTCTCTGTGCTAGAATATCTCTATCCTCTTGTttcttggtatttttttattcatatcttTGTAGCCAAATTCCGTCGTAAAAATTGAAAGCCATCCCGTTTCCTGTTAAGCTGAAATAGGCATGACATTCTCGGGATTTTCTGGAGGTATGCATGTCTGATATTGATCATAGAGGTCTGCagtgagtttttatttttctttgttgcttGCAATTCTTCCTTTAAATTATTGGTATTGGTAAGTGTAGAACTACAACATGGATCAGATGGAAGCCAGAAGTTTAAGCTGTACAGTATTCAGTGATGTGATCTATTAGTTTTACAAAGAGGACTTGAAAGTAATTGTCTTCAGTATCTGCTGGCCCAAATTTGTTAGTGGAGGTATTGTTATTAGGCATGTAGGCTGTTTGGAAGTTTGTTCTTCTTTCTTCAATAGAGTTACATGGCCCAAATAGCCCTGAGCTCCCATTAGTTTCTATGATGTTTAGCAACAGTTTATCTTCACTTCAAATTAGTGTTGAAGGGCATGTGTTTTCTCACAGGAGGATAGTTGCGGAATGATTGGAAGTTGAGGTTGTctgtttataatatattatggAATGAGTTATGGAGGGTAGGAACTAGGATGGTTGAATATAGAGTCAATTTGCCGATATTGATATTGAAGATTAGCACTAGACaataacaagaacaaccatgtgtCTTCTAGGTTTCATTTGCTGAATAAGTTATTGTTGAGAAGACAAAAATTATTGAAGATATTCACTTTCAAGTGAACCCAGTACCTAGTTGTGACATCTGAGAGTGTTAGAAATTATTAGGTTGTACTAACAAAAAGGAAGATGACTTTATGTTGGATTACTCCACAGATCAAAGGGAAATCTACATGAACATCAATGGGAAGTGCTAGATTTTCCATTTTAGTGATCAAGTTGCAGCAAAAGGTGCCATTTCTCTGCCTCAAGTTGGCTTTAGGTTTATCTAGACCATTCTGGTGTTTCATAATGATTAAATGGTGGGGACTGGGGAGAACCGGCTTTTGTCCTTTTTTTCATGGCCCAAAAGCTTTTCTTTACCTGATTGATATGAAGAGAACAAGTTTGAATGGTCTCTTGAGAGCATCTTGTGTGTTGGATGTCTGTACTCTATTTTTTGTAACTTTGTTATAACTATGGACAAGGGCATTAGGTTGGTCTTGTATTAAAGTGGAATTAGGTAACATCAGTCCAGACTCCAGAATAAGACTAAAATAGCTTATTCCTATTTGCCTCATAAACTGattgatataaatataaaaatgtttgaATTGTCTTTCAGTGTCTCTTGTCAGTTTGGAATATGGCATACTccttaagtttttaatttttaatttttattttttattttttaatttgtgtgtttggttttcattcatggaatCAGCTAGCTTCAGATTGATGAGAACCTTATTCTTGAAGACCATTTCCTTCTACTTTTTCGCACTTTGTCCTATATTTTCTCACTTGTGTGATGCCATCTATGGATCTCAGTATTTATTGGTACGCGAAATTTTTCATGAAGACCCAGGTTtggaacaaatttaaaatttttaattattttttttaaaatgccctaaatatatatatattgaaaagctAAAAGTTATGTATATATCCCTATAGATAATGTATTTGGATATGAATTTttcaattgtattatttatgttttgagatatatatatatacatatatgcatgctaatataatattttatatagtggTGTATGCaagtttttctaaaaaaattaaaaaaattaaaaattaatgccATCTCTATTCCTCCCAGACTCCCAGTCAATTAAATTGTCAATTAAGACTCTTTGCACAAATTCAGctgaatttgaatatttttttgtgtatattttttgaaatattttttttatacatataagtTTGTTATAAATTATGGATAATAAGTTCGTTCAGTATTAGATAATGTTTTTCTACACTACTTTTATCATCCCGACATCAATtgttaaaaaatcatatattcaatTAAAGAGCTgttctttaattaaaaatgagagTTTTGTTGAATAGTTGTTTCACGGGGTGTTTGgtatgtgaaaaaataacaactttacggttaaagtaaaatttttgaaagactTTTACACATTTGGTTGTAATATGAACTATGTAAAGTAACGATTTTcatgcaattattattattattattttttactaaagaaaataattcatAGGAGCATAGAAGGAGAGTGAAAAATGTTAAGCATGTGGAATTCAGATACTActtttatttaagtaatttttttttatttttttttaaaattttattaactagAGTAATCAAGACAAATTTgagaatatatgcatataccTTTACATACAAAACGAAGGAATTaactttatatgtattttaattacaattttcatTTTACATATCAAACATTGTGTTTTGTTTGAGTTATTACTTTGCATGAAAAGTAATTACAGAAAAAGACTTTACAGTAAATGTTTTTCATTGCAAAGCATCAAACGACCCTTCTCCACTTCTATCATTATCCATCTAGCATCCCCATATTGAAATGtaaggtaaaataaaaatagtccacttaaaatgaaaattactaccgataatgaataatataaaataattaatgatatttttatgattaattatattaaatgttGAGTGACATgttctcaataaaaaaaaattattagactGACTCGGGAAGAAAAATGCGACTTCAGCCTGGTGCTATTTATTAAACACATTTCATATACACCGTAACATAATtgcttatacatatatatatatatgtttatattaatatatgtatatatatatatatatatatctatagatGTACTTTTTGAAAGTAACGTTGGAGCATCAACAAAACTATGATTTTAAGAAATCGAGGAGAACAAAAGAGAACACACTCAGTACAAATTCATATTTGTATCCAACTTTTAAGTTGACCTCTAATAATATggtatacaaataaataaaatattttatgagaGAGTATAATTGCAAATATGaattaagtataaaattaataaatttattttttaaataataattaattatactcaTAGAATTAATGTCAACTACATCTCCAAGAAAGTGACAATTCATTTTCTCCATAATAAAAGAGTTGCATTATTTCCCTCTTTTAAATGAAAGGTTTGACTCCATTCTAATTCAGTTAAAAAATTTCTGGTTTCAActattttaaaagataattataaatttttactttagtttataaaaaatacttaGTGTTAatctcaaatttatttaaattagataacatataattaaaattttcagttgaagaaaatttctaatttcattCTCAATGATAATCCTAATGATAACTCTAATCTTTTTACCTAAGAATCacatacaattttttaattaaaattcggACTGATTTATGTtaaagcttttttttattaattaattatttacatatttaaatattatgacAAAAAGAAcactttcatttattttggttaataatatgtacatatataaaatttaaaacgaCAATTTCCTTTTGATTGGAGGACTAAAATGACACTTTACAATGTTTTAGGGACTAAATGTGAATTTTAACCCAATACAAAAGAGTAGAAACATTCCAACGAAGTAGCGAAGGAGCTTTGCGaggatttccatggcttttCTCGGCGCTCATCTTATCCACTCTCCCGCTCCTCCGCCCTCCTTCACAGTAAGCAATCAGctgcttctcctcctcctcctactTCTCCTCCTCTTTCCCTATCTAAGGATGGCGTGCATCTAAGGATAGCATTGATTTTGGGGAATAGCATGGAGTAATCTGTGTGGTGATCTTCATTGTTGGTGATTCATTGCAGGGATTAGGGTGGAGCTCATGTCGCACTTCAATATGTGTCTCTGCAATGGGCAAGGTATTTTAATTGCGGAGTGGAAGGAGGaaattgattgttttatttgggtttgaagaaaaaaaaaagtgtttttttgtgcagGAATCAAAGGGGAATGGGAGGAGTGGGAGAAGGATTTGGCGGCGACGGAAACTGGTATTTTTATTCGGATGAACTTTCATTTGCTTTTCATGTTTTAATTCATCAGGGCTGCCAAGTTGGCATCTTAATTTTTGGTTCTGCTTTAGTGTGCCTGGATTGTTAGGGAAGGATAAaggaaaataagagaaaagcaagatttttttctctctttttggtGCACTCTTTTGTTTGGGTAAATGGGAGGGACAAGAATATGGAATTGAATGTATGGATtggaattttttcttcttcttttcagtGTGCCCCTACTTCTTAGTGCTCCTTAATTCTTGTGCTTTTAGTCTTCTTTATTGGATACCTTCTTTTCCTTATGTTAATAAGCTCATCTATAGGGTATGCAATTTGCCATTCAACTTGTTCAACTTGCCAGCTTTCACTTTCTTTATGAAGGGACATGAAGAGTAGTGGTAATTGCGTTGTTACGATGAGGAacttaaatttgtttttcatgaatgttGATGATAATGCGTGGGTGGTTCTTAGGCTGTGGTTTGAATGAGGGGTAGAGGGAAAGTAcagaaaagagaaggtaaaatgatggaagaaaagaaaagtgaaaaaacacaagaaaacattTTGCCTTCCTGTTTAATATTCTTTTTGCCTATTTTCTCTGTACTTCTCTTCTGTCTTCTTTGAAGTGGTGGGAATGCGAGCTTAGTTAGGTGATACAACCTTCTTCTGTGTAACTTGACCCTGTACGAGTGGAAAGTTCAAGCACTTTTGCTGGTGATATGATAAAGAGCTGAGACTTGATGACCAAATGGCACTAACTGCTCATTTTGCTGACATTGGTATTACCATTTATGATTTTGTCATCTTCAAGCTTGTTGCTTCTTAGAAACTTATATGTGAGTTTCTAGAAGTGCAATTTTTAAGATATGCTATTGATATTCTTATCTTGTGCATCATTTCTTTGCTTTCATTCCTATAAAAGACTACTTCATACATCCGTGGCCTCACTCTCTATGTAGTTATTAGGCAAAGAGTTCAAATCAACTTTGGCATTTTGCTTAGTAAAGTTTGACCTTTATTTTATGGATAACGCTAGTTTGTATCTCATGCTATAGGGTTTAGATTGATGCCTTCAAAGGATAACTAAACATTTGGATCCACTGGATAATTTGGCATTACCATTTCCGTGCAATAACTAAGGTGGCATAAAGCTTGGTAGTAGAATTGATGGTGTTAAAGTAGATAATATATGTCTGCAACAACTAAGATGGCATAAAGAAATCGATACAATGTAAAATAGTTAGACAAAGAGCGTAATGGCCAGTTGGTAGCACATTACTTGCAATAGCAAAAAAAATCGTCTTCCAAACAGGAGAGTGTATATGCCAAATTGTGAAGATTAAGTTTTCATAATAACGAAGAAATTTTCCTCCAACCATTTGCCATTTAAAAGAGAATTATATAATAGATATTAATACTGTGTCTGTCACTAGTATAGAtatcaaaaatttgaaagaaacattttcattgcaagattgtgtgttttttcttgcataaaaaacaggattatttttttattttattttattatattatattatatattttttttatacttagaTCACGAGTTGCATGTAGTGGCTcttttagagaaaatatttTTGGATTCCTAGCTTCTATTTTACGAAACCTAGATAGCAAGATACCCAAGTGGTTCTGAAGCTTGATAAAGATTTGAAATTCGGATGCATCTGCGTAGGCATACTGTAACATGCAAGCATGATTCAAGcgtttttttagggttttattttgcaTGAGAGCCATTATATAATGTCACATTGCTTTTCTCTTTTAACAAACAAGCAGTTTGTGGTTGAATTTTGAGTTTGTTTTGTTTCCCTGATTAAATTTCTTGACCTGGTGCTATGAGAATTATGAGATGTTGCCTCCTTTCTCCTTTACACATGGTGCAGTAGTCATAAAGAGATGATATTAACGAGCTTGATATATCCTGGGATTATTTCATCCAAGCTTATGTTATCCATTGTCCTAAtgtaataacaaatatttactTTGATAATTCAAAATCATGAATAATGTAGCTATTATGTGACTAATTGCCTATCAACAATTTTGtctgattatttttattattttgtatccATTAAACTTTAGTATCCAACTGTTTTTTGGACTAAAAATTTGGTAGGAGCCCCTCTTTGCTCTTTAGCTATGAATAATCATTGATTCCCGATTAAAGGTACAAGAATGGGATCCAGTTATGAATGTTGTATACATAATTCATAGCATAatgatgcatgttttttttttttaaaggaacaAGAGGTTGTATAATTGATGTGAAATCATCCATTTATTTCAGACGAAAAAAGATGACAAGGTGGATTATAAGTTGGAAAGGATTCCTTTCCTCGAAGAACAAGTTAGGAGGATTAGGGAGTCGGGAGAAATAATTTCGTTGGACATCGAGAAGCTGATGTTATCAGAAGAGAACAGGTTTGCTTTTGTGAATGAAGTGGCCGAGGAAGCGAAATCATACGTTGAGAGGAACAGGGACGAATACGGAGAAAAAAAGGCCATACTGCATGTGCTGAGCAACCGAATGAATGAAGCTGGATTTGAGCGTACTGAAGCATACATGGAGCCTGAGCCCTTCCGGCCTGGTCCTGGCTATATAAAACACTTGGAAGCATGGAGGTAACTGCAAACCTTCTTGATTTTGAGTATATGTGATTGGAGTTACAAGGATTTGAAAGTTCGtatttgtgtttggttgggtaTAATAATACTATACGTTTAGAGTATGAGgacaataaaattttttgggttaacttgagaaaaaaaaaaccttactttttcttttattatgagGGCAAGattattctttctttcactagcttgtttgtttatttttgatggtATTGACATGGTCTCATGGGCAGGTTGTAAAGAAGGAAAAGGCATCTTGGTTGTGGTACTCTATCGTGGTGATACTGTAGTGACAGCGATACTATTGGGTAATGTTTAGCACggtaccattttttttttattttttttatttttttttatttttttaagttggaTTGGGCACAATCAATTTTTCCATATGTTCAAAGGTGCACTTTTAAGTCTCTTTAAGCAAACTCTTAATGCTTACTTGAGTTACTTCTCCATTAACAGTTTGAGTGAAGATATTAGAGCAATAATATATGTTGAgtatatatgtaataatgtcTTTTGTGTTACTTTAAAACCAAAGAAATCTAATCCTTCTCTTATTTTAGAAAAAGTACACATTTATAAGGGCAAGATTAATTTCCCTTGGTTCTCAAGGttatatcattttcatttaataatttgttaCATTAGCTGATTAAAAAGATTTGTAAAtctgaatttatatatattttatgtttagtttTAAGGATCCGGAAGAGAAACTAAAGaaaccataattataaaaaattaggatGAAAATTAACTCATGTTTGAATTGGTGTGCCCATGTGAAATCCTTCTCTATGCAGCTTCTTCTATTTAGGGCTGGTAACGGGCGAGACAGGGAGGGGTCTCCCTGTCCCCGTCCCCGACTCTGAATTCCCATCCCTGACTCCTCGACCGGGGGAAGTTATCTCTCTGTCCCCATTCCCACGGGGATCCCTATATAcctataaattttgtttgatttaaaaaaaatataatactaatACACACTAACACAtatgataaacataaaaatcattcaaaataaagcttaacaaatcaacaaaacaaaatttataaaaacaaaatactccaaatgtttaagcaaaatgaaatttaatgagataatttataaaaatggtaaaattgtaaataatttaaattaaaaatttatatatatattatttttaaccggGGACGGGGATACCACGGGGCGGGGATAGcaatccccgccccgcccccgCCCCGTTTAACAAACGGGGACGGGTTGGCCCCGTCCCCTCCCCCACTGGGGGAATGAACCGGGGAATCCCCATCCCAGTCGGATCGGGTTCCCGCGGAGATCGGAGATTCCCCGTCCCGTTACTAGCCTacttatattagtttattttttgctATATTGAAATATATGCAATCAAATTAAGGGTAACAATCAAATTAAGGGTAGAATTTTGCTcgagttattatatttaaaagatatattttgaGCCGCTGCCATGCTATCACCAT
It encodes:
- the LOC120256682 gene encoding eukaryotic translation initiation factor 1A, which gives rise to MPKNKGKGGKNRKRGKNEADDEKRELVFKEDGQEYAQVLRMLGNGRCEAMCIDGTKRLCHIRGKMHKKVWIAAGDIVLVGLRDYQDDKADVILKYMPDEARLLKAYGELPENTRLNEGIAGGLDEEDDGQGDDYIEFEDEDIDKI
- the LOC120256681 gene encoding protein PLASTID TRANSCRIPTIONALLY ACTIVE 7, translated to MAFLGAHLIHSPAPPPSFTGLGWSSCRTSICVSAMGKESKGNGRSGRRIWRRRKLTKKDDKVDYKLERIPFLEEQVRRIRESGEIISLDIEKLMLSEENRFAFVNEVAEEAKSYVERNRDEYGEKKAILHVLSNRMNEAGFERTEAYMEPEPFRPGPGYIKHLEAWRL